TTCCTAATAACTTACTGCAATATAAATATTGCTGGTCGGAGATCAAACTAAGGCAAATTCATGGATATGTCAGATAACCTTAGACCATCCACTAAAAAAAGTTAAATGCTTCGAGGGTGATGTGTAGAACATGTCAATGACCATAGGCCTTGCAGGAAAACCAAATGCAGGTAAATCAACTTTTTTCAAGGCAGCTACCCTTGCGGATGTGGAGATCGCGAACTATCCGTTCACCACCATCAATGCCAACAGAGGTGTAACATACGTAAGGGCTGAATGTCCATGCATGCAGAAAGATAAACGCTGTGGCAACTGCCAGGACGGGATCAGGTTCGTCCCCATCGAGATGATCGATGTGGCAGGCCTTGTGCCTGATGCTCACACCGGCCGTGGTCTTGGTAATGCCTTCCTTGACGAGCTCAGGCAGGCGCAGGCCATCATCCATGTGATCGATGCATCCGGTGGTACGGACATTGAAGGGAACCCTGTGGATATCGGGGACCACGATCCGATGGAGGACGTGGACTTCCTCAACCGTGAGATCACCATGTGGATGACAGGCATCCTTAAACGTAACTGGGACAAGCTCTCACGCAAGATAAAGGCAGAAGGCCTCAAGATGTCAGAGGTTATCTCCGACCAGCTCATGGGCGCCGGGGTCAATGAATCCCAGGCACACGAAGCCCTGCTTTCCTGCCCCATGCCCGGAGAATGCACCCAGTGGACCGATGAGGACATGATCAATCTCTGTGAAGCGATCCGTGCCATCAGCAAACCTACAATGATAGCCGCCAACAAGATCGATGTGGCGCCTGAGGAAAACGTCAGCAACCTCGAGAGCCTCGACCTTATAGTAGTGCCCACCAGTGCTGCTGCAGAGCTTGCATTAAGGTCAGCTGCAAAGAACGAGATCATCAAGTACCTTCCGGGTGACGATGACTTCGACATCATCTCCGAGGACGTGAACGACGCACAGAGAAAAGGACTGGAAAGCCTGAAAGGCCTCATGAAACAGCTGGGAACCGGTGGCGGCGGGATCCAGGAGTGCATCAACCGGGCGGTCTTCGACCTGCTCGACCTCATAGTAGTATATCCGGTAGAGGATGAAGGCAAATGGTCCGACAAGAACGACAGGATGCTTCCTGATGCGTTCCTCATGCCGAAAGGATCCACAGCCCACGACCTTGCATACCGGGTACATACCGACATCGGGGACAGGTTCCTCTATGCAGTGGACGGCAAGACAAAGATGCGCCTTGGAGAAAAACACGAGCTCAACGACGGCGATGTGATCAAGATCGTATCCACAGCCAAATAATGACCCGGGCATATACCCCGGGAACATTCAAGATGACACTATGATAAGAAGCCTGTATGAGAGATACCTGCTCGACCAGGTGAACAATGCACCGGAGCAGATACCTGAACATATAACAATGATACTCCCTGAATCCGACCTGCTTGATGCGCAGGGGAAGGAAAAGTTCAGGGAAGTGATGGGCTGGTGCCTGAAGCTTGGCATCACGACCATCAGCATCTACGTAGATGTACTGGACACAAAGGAAGAGTTCCAGAAACAGATGGTATCCACACTTACTACAGGCCTTACGGATATACTTGGATCATTCCCAGAAGAAGTTGGCTTTTTCATATACGATGAGAAAGGCGATCTCAAAAAGGAACGTAAAGGGAATTCCCTTACCGTACATCTCTCGATCGGTTTCGGCGGAAGGGCGGAGATCACAAAGTCAGTCCGATCGATACTCTCTGAAGTGAAAGATGGTAAGATCGCACCTGAAGATATAGATGAGAGCGTGATAGAGTCACATCTGCTGGTAAAGGAAGAACCTGACATGATCATACGCTCCGGCGGGAACCACCTTTCAGATTTCCTGCTCTGGCAATCCGCATATTCAGAGCTTTATTTCACAGATGTCAACTGGCACGATCTCAGGAAAATAGACCTGCTTAGAATTATACGGGATTTCCAGAAAAGGCAGCGTCGCTTTGGCAAATGACCTTGTCCCAAAAACCGATCAGACCTTGCGTTCCATAACAATAGCATTGTCATCAAGGTAATAACGCGGAATATTGCCTGTCACCTCAAAACCGTTCGACAGGTAGAATTCCTGAGCATCTTTGTTCTTTTCCCTTACCTCAAGACGGATAAAGGAATAAGAGTTCTCTTTTGCAAGAAGACCACATACATCAAGAAGAGCCGTTGCAACCCCCATTCTCCGGTATTCCGGATGGGTTGCAATGCTTGCAAGATGTGCCGCCTTTTTAATGACAACAAGAACAGCATATCCAATGATGACACCATCAGATTCCACAACAATAAAGCCGGGATAGTCCGCATACGAATGGAAAACATTCGCTTCCCACGGCACCCCAAATGAGAGGTTCTCGATCTCTACGACCGAAGGAATATCCGAACTGGTAGCTATCCGCATCATATGACAGGATTATTTACTTCATAAGTGATAAATTAAAGGTTTGGATGTTGCAGGGCACCATACTTATACAAGCTCGCACAACCTCTCAATGATGCCAGTATATTCGGTCATAGTATGTCCAAAATGCAGGAAGTCCGCCCAGCTGATAGAACAGAAAGGTGCAAAGACCACACGATGCCAGCGCTGCGGAGCCACACTTCAGACAAGGAAACTGAGAGTATTCCACACAACAGACAACCTTGAAGAGGCCATTGCAGTACGCACCCGGCTGCAGGCAGAGGTCCTCGGAAAAGGATATGAGACCATAGAAGGCAGTACTTCCTCAAAAGGTGCGTCTTTTTCCACATTTACTTCATCACCGGGACCTGAATACGGATCGGAGAATGCCGAAAAGGAAATTGTCCTGAATTTCCAGTCACCTTCCCCCAAGGTCACGCCAAAGCCCAAAAAAAAGGATCCGGTAAAGATCATTTTGTCAATTCTTGAAAAAAAGCAGGGTGCAGTGCAGGTAACTGCACTTCAGGAACTTGCACTCCGGCAGGATATTGATGAGGAGACCTTTGAGACCACAATGGAAAAATTGCTGCGAAAGGGGGACATCTATTCTCCTAAAAAGGGATATGTCCGGATAGTACCATGAGATGATAGCATGGGATCATAACATCCTTCCGGAACATAAACACATAAATTATATCTAAAAGAACCACATAATCTTATGGTTCACTGAACTGCTCAATACGAGCATACGATCATTCATCAAATCATTCTCATCATACAAGGTAAGAACATGTCCGACAAGACAACCCTCGACATTATAGAACTCCTACTGACAGCAGAGATATACAACAGATACCCGCAAATGGATGTTAACGATCTTCCGAAGAACATAAGGAAGAACTACTGGAGCCGTGCACACAAAGGCGTCCCAAAACCAATTAATGTCTCCCGCTCTGACATAAAGAAGCTCTTTGAGATAGAGGAGATAAAGGGACAGATATTCTCACTTCCATTCATGGATGTAGACGAACTTACCTCCAGGATCAAGTTCACTTCCTTTGATGTTGCTGCAGACTGGTTCCGCAAACAGGAGAATGCTGCAGAGCGCATCGACCAGAACCCGGCACTTGCATATTATTATGAGAAGAAGGAAGTCGCAGGAACAAGCTATGAGAAAGCACGTTCTGTGACAAGACCTAAAGAGGTTGACAGGGAATGGATCGAGTCCCTGAGAAGTGAGATCGCCGAAGAAGAGGGCGGAGAGGACATGCTCAAACTTGTGGAGATCGTGGCTCCGGAGGACATCGTCCAGCCCCTCAGGTTCCTTGTGCTCAATGATGAGCAGAAAGAAGAAGTAGAGAAGATAGTAAAGGCGATCGAGTACAGGGAGTATCTCAAAAGCATAGGACTGTATGATATCGGAAAGATACTGCTTGTGGGTCCACCCGGAACCGGAAAGACCTCTGTGGCAAAGGCAATGTCAGAGCGCCTCTCCATACCTTTTGTAGAGGTCAGGCTTTCCATGATAACCGACCAGTACCTCGGTGAGACGGCAAAGAACATCGACAGGGTGTTCGCACTTGCCAAGCGCCTGAGCCCATGCATCCTCTTCATAGATGAGTTCGATTTTGTCGCCAAGACAAGGGCTTCAGACGAACACGCAGCTTTGAAGAGAGCTGTGAACACGCTTCTCAAGGCTATTGACCAGATCAGCCTCACCAACGACGGCGTGCTCCTGATAGCCGCTACGAACCACCCCAGAATGCTTGATTCTGCTGTCTGGAGAAGGTTCGACGAGATCATGGACTTCCCGCTTCCTGATGAGAGGATGAGAAAGGAGATCCTCGATATCGTTACCATAGAAATAAAAGGTGACTTCAACACCGGAGAGATCGCACCCATCACCGAAGGATACTCCGGTTCCGACCTTCGTATGATCATCCGTGAGAGTGTGCTCAATGCACTTGTGGAGGAGCGTACAACCATCACCCATCAGGACCTCATTGATGCAGTAGGCAGGTTCAACAAGCGTGCCCACATTAAATCCGATGAATATGTCGTCAATACCGGGGGTTTCTAAGGACCCATGAAGATCACGCTTCTGGGAACCGGTGACGCGCCCGGCACCCCGATCATCGGCTGTGACTGCAGGACCTGCAGGGATGCCCGCAACGGAGGAAAGAGTAACCGTACACGGTTTTCAGTCCTTGTGGAATCCGATGAGGGAAAAGTGCTGATCGACACAAGCCCGGACATGCGGCAGCAGATGCTCAGTAAAGGCATAAGGCATATTGATGCGGTGATCTGGACCCACGGACATTACGACCATTACACCGGTTTTGGTGAGTTCCACCGCGTCCAGAGCCATGTTGACGTCTATGGGGTCACCGATACGCTGGACTACATACTCGATTATGTCTCATTTTTGAAACCGCGAAGACATGATGTTATCCCAGGGGAACCATTTGAGATCATCGGACTTGAGTTCACGGTCTTCGAGGTCAATCATCCTCCTGTTGAAAAGGCGATAGGTGTCATCATACGCGAAGGTGACAGGAAAGTTGTCATCAGCGGGGACACGGACAACAATATCCCGGAAGAAAGCCTTGAACTTATAATGGACCCTGACCTGTTCATTGTGGATGCTATTATACCGGATGATGTCGGTTTCCATGTAAAGAAGCACATGGATGCAAAAGAGGCCATGGAAATGGCTGAAAAGATAAGGGCCAAGGAGGTCGTGATGACACACCTGAGCCATTATTACAAACCTCATGAAGAGGCAGTCGCTACATTCCCGCTGGGTTATGACGGAATGGAATTTAATTTCTGAAAATAGATATCGTTCTAAATCTAGATCTAAATCAAAAAAGTGGGCCTGTAACAGGCCTCATTTCAATTTGTTCTTTCCTTTCTCATCGAATCCTTCTTCGATGACCTCACGGGCCTTGCGAAGTCTTCTTCTTGTTGAAAGGTAGTTACCAAGCACGATCAGTACTCCGCCACCAAGGATTATCGTACCTATTAAAAGCATACGTGGAGCGGATGTCGAATAGAACTTGACAACTATAGGGTTGTAGGGCAGATCATCTTCAGTGATCTCTACCTTAAGGAACTCCCTTGCCATCTCGGTGAAAGAACCAGCTGTTGCACGCAGGTCGTACCATACAAGGACCTCCCTGTTAAGATCGTCAAAGTATCTTTCTGCAGGCTCTGGGCTCACTTTGCCTATAAACGGATTACCTGTTGTAAAGCCTTCAGGAAGGACGAACCTTACGACCGAATCATGGGAAGGGATATACATGAAATCCTGCCCCATGGGAGCCTTCATGCTATAAGCCACAATTCCGGTGATACTCTCATTGAACTTCATGTAGATGTGCTTCTGTCCCCGGATTACCTCCTCTTCCATAGTATAATTAAAAACAGGCACATCATCTATCGAAGATGTTGAAAGCGTTTCAAAGGTCTCAAAGGAGGTTTCAGTATCCTCAGCGTTGCCTGCAAGTATGACTATGTTAGAGATTGCCTCCTTGTTAGGATTCAGTATATCCTCAAGAGGGATCACCTCAATTACAGAAGCATTCACGACCATATGAACTACATTAGCAGATCCGTTGTCCGTAAGATAGAAAGTGGTCGTGTTTAACAGCTCACCTTCTTCCGTGGTATCGTAAAAGACTTCCAGCTCATATGTGGAAAGGTCAGGAGCTACAGCTTCCTCATCCACAGGAACGAGTTCATCAATGCATCCTGATGCCATTACTGCAAGAGCGAAAATGAATAATGTTGTTATAATTGTTCTATTCATTGTACACATCACAAACAGTTTATCAAAAAATAATGGGCACCATTGGTAAAAAAGGTTATTGAAAAAAAGGGACAGCACTCCCTGACGAGAGGGAGTGTCAATCTAAGATTAGTCGTTGTTTGCCATTGTGAGGATCACACCGGTCTCTTCGAGAGCGGCTGCAACCTCTTTGTATGCGATGAAAAGTTCCCTTTTCTGCATCTCCACAGAGTCAACAGGTGGTTCGGATGCGAACCAGATCTCCTTCTCGCCCTCACCACGTGTGATGGAAACACATGCAAGCATGTCAGCCTGGATCAGCCTGTACACGGAATCAATACCTGTTGGTGTGACCCATGCAGCATAGGACTCCTTGAGCTGTTCAACGAACCTTGTCCAGTTAACAGTTGCAGAACCTTCAAGTCTCAGGTGAAGGTGTGCACGTTCTCCTGTGATCTGCTCATCGACGTTCTTCAGGAACTTCTTGTACTCTGCACTTTCCTCATCAACAGCCTGAGCCTCGTGGCTTGCCAGCTCTTCTGCTGCTTCCTTGAAGAAAGGAGCAAGGTTGACAATGTTTGATGGTCTTGTCATGAATGAAACACCGAAGAATGCAACTCCGCTAAGGGCCATTCCCACAATAACACCATGACCCATGAGAATAGGATTTACGGTCTCAAGATATGGTGGAGCCATAGGTGCGGTCATTGAGAGATCATATACTGTAAAGCTGATCTGTGCAACAGCACCGACAATAAGACCGGCCAGTGCACCTTCCTTGGTAGCACGCTTCCAGTAAAGTCCGCCCATGAGCGGGAAGAAGTAGGATGCACTTGCAATGAAGGTTGCAATGTGGATCGCATCGATGATACCGTCAATGAAGAATGAAGCCACAGTTGCTGCAGCGACTATGAAAAGGACACTAAGCCTGTTGATAGCGAGCATCTGCTTCATTGTTGCATCAGGCTTTACGAACCTCTGGTAGATATCACGTGAAACACATGATGCACCGGATGTAGCAAAGGTATCAGCACAGGACATGGAAGCTGCTGCAAGACCGATCGCGCTGAGGCCGATAATTGCAGGAGAGAATGTGCTTACGATGTAGGTCAGCAATGCAGGTTCTGCCTGTGCCATTCCCATTGGGAACCCTGCTGCAGGGATCTCCGGATACAATGCACTAAGGGCAATAGCAATTACCGCGCATGCAGCAAACACAATTGTTACAAGAAGAGAACCAAGTACAAGACCATTCCTTGCGGATGTTGAATCCTTAGCTGCCCAGACCTTCTGCCATGGGTCCTGCTCAGTGATCCATCCGGGGACGATAGCAAATACGAAGATCAGGACCATAGGCATACCGATGATGAACGGGTTCCACCAGTCGCCAGAAACACCGGAGAAAAGATCGGATGCTGTTGAGATAGTAGCAACATTTGAAGTAACTGAATCAACTGCAAGGAATGCCATAATGATCGCGAATATGGAAAGGAACGCGAACTGGATCACATCGGTCCAGACAACGGCATGCAGACCACCAAGGGTAACATACACGGATACCGCAAGGGCAACTATCAGAGCTGCATATATCGGATCAAGGCCGTAGAATATCTGCAGCACAAGAGCGAATCCCTTAATATCAGCAACTGCGAAAAGGATCATTACGATAGTGATGATAATTCCCACAGGAGCACGGATAGCGGAACTGTACCTCTGCTCAAGCAGCTCTGCCTGTGTGATAGCAGGAAGGTGTTTGATCCTCTTCACGAATATAGCGATTATAAGCAGTGCAAGAATGTTCGGTGCTACGAAACCCCATATGGAGCCCATTCCAAGTAGCATGAAGAATCCTATCACGGCTAATATTCCACCAGCGGTCAGCCATGAAGCTGCCGAGGAAAATCCGACCCCTATCGTACCGATCTTACGACCGGCAAGCCAGAAATCGGTTACTGTCTTTTGTCTTTTTGTAAAGTACCAGCCAATGCCGATCAATCCACAAAGGTAGACTGCAAGCATTGCCATAAATAATTGATAACCATCCATAACTAAACCTCAAAATAATAATTTTTTATTTATCCAAATGTTATTCCTGAAACATTGATACAAACTAACTAACTAATTAACAAACTAAAGATTCACCTATTAAAAGGCAATAAGGACATATTTGCTTTAATATATAAGCTCTTTCAAAAGAAATCCGGGAAAATATCCTTACACATAATAATCGAAGTTAAAACCAATGGATTAACTGATAGTTCCGGATAATGATCAAATGAAGTGAGATCACATCCACTCATAATGCTGCATGACCTCAAGGTTCAGGTCATACATCAGGCTGTTCTCAACATAGCCAAAGAAAAAGCACCCCTCACAATTCTTTGCCAGTGCCTTTTGCCTGTCCTTTGAAACATTCCACACATTGATGATACCATCCTTTACATTACCCATCTTCTCCCTGTGAACACGGCAATGCTCAATGGAACCATCTGCAGTCACATCCAGGATCAGGTTGTTGACATGGCAGTTATAGCCTTTTTTCAGCTCCCGGATCATTTCAAGATATGTAAACGAATTTATGACAGGATAACCTTCCTTTTTCATCTCAATGATCCGATCGATGGTACTGTGATATTTGTCCACGTCACGAATGCCCATGCTTTCCCATACATTCTCCCTGATCCCGCTGAACTCATACAGCGGTTCAAAGGATATCTTCACATCGATATCTCGTGCCAGCTGAATGAGCTCTTCGATGTCATCGAGATTCTTTCCGCTGATCACACAGTTCATAAGCAGAGGATTCTTCAGTTTGTCCTTAACGGTCATTATCGCATCAAGAAGGACCTCAAAATCCATGCCCCGGATCTCCCTGTAGCTTTTAGTCCCGTCCACGGAAACAGAGAGATAATCAAGGTCACCGAAATCGTTAACTCTCTCTTTCAGCAATTTTCCGTTGGTAATCAGGGAAGTTATCATACCCTTACTTTTTGCATAAGCAAGGATCTGTGGCAGGTCCTCCCGAAGAAGAGGTTCAACGGTCCAGGCATTATAAACACCGATACCAAAAGAGCTGGCATCATCAAGCATCCTGAAAATTTCATCAAGACCCATCTCCTCGCCCTGCTCCTTCCAGTATTCACAAAAGCTACAGCTCATGTTACATCTGGAATTGACCGCATGTGAGAGAACAAAAGGCCTCTTTCGGACTCTCATCTGCCAGACCGCACGTGCTGCGATGACGGGAGAAAATTTTGACATGGTAATCTCTTTGATAGAATGCTCTTTTAAGGTGGTCTATATCTTTTATCGTTATTGATAAAACTTGGCATTTTTCCGACATTCGCCCTGCAACCCCACCCCCTTACCAGTCATTTCGTCCCACACTATCTTTTTGGAAGGGAAAAATAAAAAATTTTCATATACCTCACATAGGACAATGTTTATAAGTAGAAAGATGTATGAGAGGGCATCTGAAACTAAAAAGCCTAAATTCCCATCATAATTTAACATAAAAAATGATTTCTGACAAGATTTCCGGTGGGGATTTGCCAAGAAAGAGAGACAAGGCGCTCTTCTTCTTTTAAGAATTAGATATAATTAACAGGTAATCACCATGGAATCATTTAAAAACTTGGGGATCGAAGACGCGATCCTGAGATCAATCGAAGAAAAATGTTTTGAGGCTCCCACTGAGATTCAGGAAATGGCTATCCCGCTTATCCTGGAAGGAAAGGACATCATCGGAGGAGCTGCTACCGGATCCGGTAAAACGCTTGCTTTTGGATGCGGCATCATCCAAAAGATCGAAAGAGGACACGGTATCGGGGCTCTGGTACTGACACCTACAAGGGAACTTGCCGAGCAGGTTCATAACTCACTGAAAGAATTCTCACGTCATAAGAAACTTAAAATTGCATCCGTTTACGGCGGAGTTGCAATTGGACCACAGGTCAAAAAGCTGGAAAGGGCAGATATTGTTGTTGCAACCCCCGGAAGACTGCTGGACCATATAGGAAGAGGAACCATCGATCTGGACAACGTGGAAATGCTTGTTCTTGATGAAGCGGACAGGATGCTTGACATGGGATTCATCGATGATGTGGAAGAGATCGTACTGGAATGCCCGGATGACAGGCAGACACTTCTGTTCTCAGCAACCGTTTCAAAGGATATAAAATACCTTTCACGCAAGTACATGAACGATCCACAGAAGGTCTTTGCAAAGGCTCATGTGGACTCCAGCAAGCTTGAACAGACCTATTATGATGTACCAAAGCCCATCAAGTTCTCACTTCTTGTTCACCTCCTGAAAAGTGAGAAATCAGGACTGGTAATGGTATTCTGTAACACAAGAAGCAATGTGGACTTCGTCCAGAAGAACCTGCGTAAGAACGGTGTTGATGCTATTGCCATACACGGCGGTCACACACAGGCAAAGAGGAAGAGCACACTCAGCAAGTTCCACTCCAGTGAAGCACATGCACTTGTCTGCACAGATGTTGCTGCACGTGGCCTGGATATTCCTTACGTATCACACGTCTACAACTATGATATCCCTGAAGATGTGAATGAATATGTTCACAGGATAGGCAGGACTGCAAGGGCCGGCAGGGAAGGAAAGGTCATTAATGTTGTCACAGACAGGGAAGCAGATGCTTTCGGAAAGTTAGTGAGACATCACCGGAAATTCACGATCACAAAGGAAGATGTACCTGAGGTCGAGAGAGTCGTTATAAAGGACGAAAAGAACAAACGCCATGACAAGAACAGCTTCAAGAGAGGTGGGAAGAAGTCTGGTGGCCGTGGCAACTTCAAGAAAGGTGAAGGTCGCGGAGAATCAAAGAAGTCCGAAAAAGGTGAAGGCCAGAAAAGACGGGACAGACGTGAGAGGTCCGGGAAAACTGAAAGATCAAATGACCGTAAAGGATTCAAAAGTTCTGGCGAATCCAGGAAACCAAAAGGAAAGACCGGATTTAAGAAGCGTACGGGAGTAAAGGTCAGAAAGGAGTGACCATACCGGTCACCTTTTTATATAAATATAATCTAGTTTTTTACATGACCTGGTTTGTTGCAGATGCAGTGGGTGAATCCTTCAAAAGAACAAGGAAATGCCTGCTGGAACCATTCAACCTGATGAAATGGTTCAAACTTGCCATCATCGTCGCCCTGGCAGGTGGCGGGGGAAGTTCCGGATACAACGGTTCAACATCCGATTACCAAACCAGGGAATTACCACAACTTCCTTTTTTTGATCCGGCAAACGGAAACCGATTCCTTGACCCGATCACATCCATGCAAGATCTTCCGATCATAATTGCGATCATAGGATCCATAATACTATTGGTCCTCATTTTCTGGTATATCTCATCAGTAATGGACTTCGTCCTTGTAGAATCCGTTACAAAAAATGAGGTGAGGTTGCGAGAGTACACTAGAAAGTATATGAGAATGGGTTTGAACCTCTTTGTAATGCGTCTTGTACTGGCAATTGGATTCTTTGCCATATTTGCCATGGCAGCATTACCAATGATCCTGCAGATAATAAATGATCCATCCGGCAATTTCTGGCCGATGTTGATAGCCGGAGGATTAAGTCTTATTGCAATCATATTGATGATATCTATTTTCAGTTCCATCATTTACTCTTTCATATATCTGTGCATCCCTATCGCAATGTATGATCAAGTGGGAATAATCGAGGCACTGGAAAAAGTAGTTGCAACTTTCAGGCAGGACTGGAAACAAATTATAGGATACTGGGCAGGAAGATTTTTGTTGTGGGCAGGTGGTGGAGTTGCTTTCGGCATACTTGCACTCACCATAATACTGATACCAGGTTTGCTCTTCCTGCTCATCGATGGGATAATCTACTTTATCCTTTCTGAAATACTCCAACAGAGCATTATCTGGCTGGCCCTTGCACCGTTTGCCATCATAGAGATAGTGTTGCTGATAATGCTTTCAATTATGGCAATTATGCCATTGCATATCTTTATGAAATACCATATGCTGGTGTTTCTTAAGAAGTGGAGACCACTTACGACGATCCCTTTCTTTGAGCTCACAGATGAGAACTGAGTCTGTTCTCACAACCACTCGTTTTAGTATTTAGTAAGAAGACCAACCGGATACGGCATAGAGATAATATCATTTGAATAGCTAGCAGCTTAAGCGAAAAGCTACTGAAAATTAACTGTTGAAAGTACAAACTTGTTGAAAACACAAGTTATTGAAATAACAGTTATTGAAATT
This genomic stretch from Methanococcoides sp. LMO-2 harbors:
- a CDS encoding undecaprenyl diphosphate synthase family protein, yielding MIRSLYERYLLDQVNNAPEQIPEHITMILPESDLLDAQGKEKFREVMGWCLKLGITTISIYVDVLDTKEEFQKQMVSTLTTGLTDILGSFPEEVGFFIYDEKGDLKKERKGNSLTVHLSIGFGGRAEITKSVRSILSEVKDGKIAPEDIDESVIESHLLVKEEPDMIIRSGGNHLSDFLLWQSAYSELYFTDVNWHDLRKIDLLRIIRDFQKRQRRFGK
- a CDS encoding DUF5817 domain-containing protein yields the protein MMPVYSVIVCPKCRKSAQLIEQKGAKTTRCQRCGATLQTRKLRVFHTTDNLEEAIAVRTRLQAEVLGKGYETIEGSTSSKGASFSTFTSSPGPEYGSENAEKEIVLNFQSPSPKVTPKPKKKDPVKIILSILEKKQGAVQVTALQELALRQDIDEETFETTMEKLLRKGDIYSPKKGYVRIVP
- a CDS encoding radical SAM protein: MSKFSPVIAARAVWQMRVRKRPFVLSHAVNSRCNMSCSFCEYWKEQGEEMGLDEIFRMLDDASSFGIGVYNAWTVEPLLREDLPQILAYAKSKGMITSLITNGKLLKERVNDFGDLDYLSVSVDGTKSYREIRGMDFEVLLDAIMTVKDKLKNPLLMNCVISGKNLDDIEELIQLARDIDVKISFEPLYEFSGIRENVWESMGIRDVDKYHSTIDRIIEMKKEGYPVINSFTYLEMIRELKKGYNCHVNNLILDVTADGSIEHCRVHREKMGNVKDGIINVWNVSKDRQKALAKNCEGCFFFGYVENSLMYDLNLEVMQHYEWM
- a CDS encoding sodium:solute symporter family protein, whose translation is MDGYQLFMAMLAVYLCGLIGIGWYFTKRQKTVTDFWLAGRKIGTIGVGFSSAASWLTAGGILAVIGFFMLLGMGSIWGFVAPNILALLIIAIFVKRIKHLPAITQAELLEQRYSSAIRAPVGIIITIVMILFAVADIKGFALVLQIFYGLDPIYAALIVALAVSVYVTLGGLHAVVWTDVIQFAFLSIFAIIMAFLAVDSVTSNVATISTASDLFSGVSGDWWNPFIIGMPMVLIFVFAIVPGWITEQDPWQKVWAAKDSTSARNGLVLGSLLVTIVFAACAVIAIALSALYPEIPAAGFPMGMAQAEPALLTYIVSTFSPAIIGLSAIGLAAASMSCADTFATSGASCVSRDIYQRFVKPDATMKQMLAINRLSVLFIVAAATVASFFIDGIIDAIHIATFIASASYFFPLMGGLYWKRATKEGALAGLIVGAVAQISFTVYDLSMTAPMAPPYLETVNPILMGHGVIVGMALSGVAFFGVSFMTRPSNIVNLAPFFKEAAEELASHEAQAVDEESAEYKKFLKNVDEQITGERAHLHLRLEGSATVNWTRFVEQLKESYAAWVTPTGIDSVYRLIQADMLACVSITRGEGEKEIWFASEPPVDSVEMQKRELFIAYKEVAAALEETGVILTMANND
- a CDS encoding ATP-binding protein, translating into MSDKTTLDIIELLLTAEIYNRYPQMDVNDLPKNIRKNYWSRAHKGVPKPINVSRSDIKKLFEIEEIKGQIFSLPFMDVDELTSRIKFTSFDVAADWFRKQENAAERIDQNPALAYYYEKKEVAGTSYEKARSVTRPKEVDREWIESLRSEIAEEEGGEDMLKLVEIVAPEDIVQPLRFLVLNDEQKEEVEKIVKAIEYREYLKSIGLYDIGKILLVGPPGTGKTSVAKAMSERLSIPFVEVRLSMITDQYLGETAKNIDRVFALAKRLSPCILFIDEFDFVAKTRASDEHAALKRAVNTLLKAIDQISLTNDGVLLIAATNHPRMLDSAVWRRFDEIMDFPLPDERMRKEILDIVTIEIKGDFNTGEIAPITEGYSGSDLRMIIRESVLNALVEERTTITHQDLIDAVGRFNKRAHIKSDEYVVNTGGF
- the rimI gene encoding ribosomal protein S18-alanine N-acetyltransferase yields the protein MMRIATSSDIPSVVEIENLSFGVPWEANVFHSYADYPGFIVVESDGVIIGYAVLVVIKKAAHLASIATHPEYRRMGVATALLDVCGLLAKENSYSFIRLEVREKNKDAQEFYLSNGFEVTGNIPRYYLDDNAIVMERKV
- a CDS encoding MBL fold metallo-hydrolase, giving the protein MKITLLGTGDAPGTPIIGCDCRTCRDARNGGKSNRTRFSVLVESDEGKVLIDTSPDMRQQMLSKGIRHIDAVIWTHGHYDHYTGFGEFHRVQSHVDVYGVTDTLDYILDYVSFLKPRRHDVIPGEPFEIIGLEFTVFEVNHPPVEKAIGVIIREGDRKVVISGDTDNNIPEESLELIMDPDLFIVDAIIPDDVGFHVKKHMDAKEAMEMAEKIRAKEVVMTHLSHYYKPHEEAVATFPLGYDGMEFNF
- a CDS encoding redox-regulated ATPase YchF, whose amino-acid sequence is MSMTIGLAGKPNAGKSTFFKAATLADVEIANYPFTTINANRGVTYVRAECPCMQKDKRCGNCQDGIRFVPIEMIDVAGLVPDAHTGRGLGNAFLDELRQAQAIIHVIDASGGTDIEGNPVDIGDHDPMEDVDFLNREITMWMTGILKRNWDKLSRKIKAEGLKMSEVISDQLMGAGVNESQAHEALLSCPMPGECTQWTDEDMINLCEAIRAISKPTMIAANKIDVAPEENVSNLESLDLIVVPTSAAAELALRSAAKNEIIKYLPGDDDFDIISEDVNDAQRKGLESLKGLMKQLGTGGGGIQECINRAVFDLLDLIVVYPVEDEGKWSDKNDRMLPDAFLMPKGSTAHDLAYRVHTDIGDRFLYAVDGKTKMRLGEKHELNDGDVIKIVSTAK
- a CDS encoding DUF5803 family protein, which codes for MNRTIITTLFIFALAVMASGCIDELVPVDEEAVAPDLSTYELEVFYDTTEEGELLNTTTFYLTDNGSANVVHMVVNASVIEVIPLEDILNPNKEAISNIVILAGNAEDTETSFETFETLSTSSIDDVPVFNYTMEEEVIRGQKHIYMKFNESITGIVAYSMKAPMGQDFMYIPSHDSVVRFVLPEGFTTGNPFIGKVSPEPAERYFDDLNREVLVWYDLRATAGSFTEMAREFLKVEITEDDLPYNPIVVKFYSTSAPRMLLIGTIILGGGVLIVLGNYLSTRRRLRKAREVIEEGFDEKGKNKLK